One genomic segment of Alicycliphilus denitrificans K601 includes these proteins:
- the hslV gene encoding ATP-dependent protease subunit HslV — translation MEQYHGTTILSVRRKTAHGIQVALGGDGQVTLGNIVVKGTARKVRKLYQGRVLAGFAGATADAFTLFERFEAKLEKHQGHLTRAAIELTKDWRTDRVLRRLEAMLAVADHSASLIITGNGDVLEPEEGIVAIGSGGAYAHSAAKALLHNTELPAVEIVKKSLEIAGELCIYTNMHHTIETL, via the coding sequence ATGGAACAGTACCACGGCACCACCATTCTCAGCGTGCGCCGCAAGACGGCGCACGGCATACAGGTCGCCCTAGGGGGCGACGGCCAGGTCACCCTGGGTAACATCGTCGTCAAGGGCACGGCGCGCAAGGTGCGCAAGCTCTACCAGGGCCGGGTGCTGGCGGGCTTCGCAGGCGCGACGGCCGATGCGTTCACGCTGTTCGAGCGCTTCGAGGCCAAGCTGGAGAAGCACCAGGGGCATCTGACGCGCGCGGCCATCGAGCTGACCAAGGACTGGCGCACCGACCGCGTGCTGCGCCGCCTGGAGGCCATGCTGGCCGTGGCGGACCATTCCGCCTCGCTCATCATCACCGGCAATGGCGACGTGCTGGAGCCCGAGGAGGGCATCGTCGCCATCGGCTCGGGCGGGGCCTATGCCCATTCGGCCGCCAAGGCGCTGCTGCACAACACCGAACTGCCCGCCGTGGAGATCGTCAAGAAGTCGCTGGAGATCGCGGGCGAGCTGTGCATCTACACCAACATGCACCACACCATAGAGACGCTGTAG
- a CDS encoding STAS domain-containing protein, producing MSKDDTTPGGLLSKMVKFVRNPTVSWSDLDAIDADRESQYSRQMLKEMIERKRRNDFVRRREFDQLRKLRQREAQQGRRLDDALARASFFQTSMTSPGERAVTLKKIDEIEAQMSQQWWRGTRQGDASAPAAAAPEPTAPAAPLQPPAVAQPAPVPPLGAGALHANPDHAFAPTAPLSMPATLGAVSAEQLIAGAGVLGAAAWGDGAGAGRAAVPMAEPFVHEPDLEEAAIRFASGDYAQAESALKEVLAQHRQDEPRQQHDIWMTLFDLYRATGQQEPFDMLSIDYAARFGRSAPLWFSLPEKLGLQAAQEQPGQPGAAPHELSWNAPPTLTQQSVAALQASLARSAPPWTMNWSRLAEVELSAVSALVQQFEDWAGRDGQIRFVGVQALQALLHAHTPSGDREVDPQWWRLRMAALRLMGQPDEFELVALDYCVTYEVSPPSWVPPRCGYSGDDGVQPAEGLDVADSDPFLSSFGPSQPAQAQEGPVAVMEGHIEGDATPALESLQAMARPGAPLTVNCERLVRIDFAAVGSVLNWAAAQQAQGQMVQFTHLHRLVAVLFNVIGINEHAWVVPRAN from the coding sequence ATGAGCAAGGACGACACGACACCCGGCGGACTTCTGTCCAAGATGGTGAAGTTCGTGCGCAATCCCACGGTGAGCTGGTCCGACCTCGACGCGATCGACGCCGACCGCGAGAGCCAGTACAGCAGGCAGATGCTCAAGGAGATGATCGAGCGCAAGCGGCGCAACGACTTCGTGCGCCGCCGCGAGTTCGACCAGCTGCGCAAGCTGCGCCAGCGCGAGGCCCAACAGGGCCGCCGCCTCGACGACGCGCTGGCGCGCGCCTCGTTCTTCCAGACCAGCATGACCTCGCCCGGCGAGCGGGCCGTCACGCTCAAGAAGATCGACGAGATCGAGGCCCAGATGTCGCAGCAATGGTGGCGGGGCACGCGGCAGGGCGACGCATCGGCGCCCGCCGCTGCGGCGCCCGAGCCCACCGCGCCGGCCGCGCCCCTGCAGCCGCCCGCCGTGGCGCAGCCGGCCCCGGTTCCTCCCCTGGGGGCTGGCGCGCTGCACGCCAATCCGGATCACGCCTTTGCGCCCACCGCACCGCTGAGCATGCCCGCCACGCTCGGCGCGGTGTCTGCCGAGCAGCTGATCGCCGGTGCGGGCGTCCTGGGCGCGGCCGCGTGGGGCGATGGCGCGGGAGCCGGCCGGGCGGCGGTGCCCATGGCCGAGCCGTTCGTGCACGAGCCCGACCTCGAGGAGGCCGCGATCCGCTTCGCCAGCGGCGACTACGCCCAGGCCGAGTCGGCGCTGAAGGAGGTCCTGGCGCAGCACCGGCAGGACGAGCCGCGCCAGCAGCACGACATCTGGATGACGCTGTTCGACCTGTACCGCGCCACGGGGCAGCAGGAGCCGTTCGACATGCTGTCCATCGACTATGCCGCGCGCTTTGGCCGCTCGGCGCCGCTGTGGTTCTCGCTACCTGAAAAGCTGGGCCTGCAGGCGGCGCAGGAGCAGCCGGGGCAGCCCGGCGCCGCACCGCACGAGCTGAGCTGGAACGCGCCGCCCACGCTCACCCAGCAGTCGGTGGCGGCGCTGCAGGCCTCGCTGGCGCGCAGCGCGCCGCCGTGGACGATGAATTGGTCGCGCCTGGCCGAGGTGGAGCTGTCCGCCGTGTCCGCGCTGGTCCAGCAGTTTGAGGACTGGGCCGGGCGTGACGGACAGATCCGGTTCGTGGGCGTGCAGGCGCTGCAGGCCCTGCTGCACGCGCACACGCCCTCGGGGGACCGCGAGGTCGATCCGCAGTGGTGGCGGCTGCGCATGGCGGCGCTGCGCCTGATGGGGCAGCCCGACGAGTTCGAACTCGTGGCGCTGGACTACTGCGTGACCTACGAGGTCTCGCCGCCGTCCTGGGTGCCGCCGCGCTGCGGCTACAGCGGCGACGACGGTGTGCAGCCCGCGGAAGGCCTGGACGTGGCGGACAGCGACCCGTTCCTGTCCAGCTTCGGGCCGTCGCAGCCGGCGCAGGCCCAGGAGGGCCCCGTAGCCGTCATGGAGGGGCACATCGAGGGCGACGCTACGCCAGCGCTGGAATCACTGCAGGCCATGGCGCGCCCCGGCGCGCCGCTCACCGTCAACTGCGAGCGGCTGGTGCGCATCGACTTCGCGGCGGTCGGCTCGGTGCTGAACTGGGCCGCCGCCCAGCAGGCGCAGGGGCAGATGGTGCAGTTCACCCACCTGCATCGCCTGGTGGCCGTGCTTTTCAACGTGATCGGCATCAACGAGCACGCCTGGGTGGTGCCGCGCGCGAATTGA
- the dksA gene encoding RNA polymerase-binding protein DksA, producing the protein MTTTLQTPVAAAKKDPKLANNWKTKPAEELTDAEVLAMPDGEYMNEKQLAFFRHKLVQLKQDMHNNAGETTEHLREDTVVVPDPADRATIEEEHALELRTRDRERKLLKKIEQSIARIDAGDYGYCDETGEPIGVGRLLARPTATLSLEAQQRRELKQKMFGD; encoded by the coding sequence ATGACCACGACCCTGCAAACCCCTGTGGCGGCCGCCAAGAAAGATCCCAAGCTGGCCAACAACTGGAAGACCAAGCCCGCAGAAGAGCTGACGGATGCCGAAGTGCTGGCCATGCCCGACGGCGAGTACATGAACGAAAAGCAGCTGGCGTTCTTCCGCCACAAGCTGGTGCAGCTCAAGCAGGACATGCACAACAACGCGGGCGAGACCACCGAGCACCTGCGCGAGGACACCGTGGTGGTGCCCGATCCGGCCGACCGCGCCACCATCGAGGAAGAGCATGCGCTGGAGCTGCGCACGCGCGACCGCGAGCGCAAGCTGCTCAAGAAGATCGAGCAGTCGATCGCGCGCATCGATGCGGGCGACTACGGCTACTGCGACGAAACGGGCGAACCCATAGGTGTGGGCCGCCTGCTGGCGCGCCCCACGGCCACCCTGTCGCTCGAGGCGCAGCAGCGCCGCGAGCTCAAGCAGAAGATGTTTGGCGACTGA
- a CDS encoding CobW family GTP-binding protein: MSLIPATILTGFLGSGKTTLLKRVLSEMHGQKIAVIENEFGEENIDTDILRTESKEQIVQMSNGCICCTIREDLRETLQLLAAKRRKGLVEFDRVVIETTGLADPGPVAQTFFMDDEIAETYLIDSIITLVDAKHAQQQLDDRQEARRQVGFADQIFLSKTDLVSEDEKNDLIHRLKHMNPRAPIRAVHFGEVPLSEVLDLRGFNLNARLDIDPDFLKEEDAHGHGHVHDEHCGHGHHDHDHEHGAHCNHPHHHHHDDDVKSFVYRADRPFDPAKLEDFLGAIVNIYGPRMLRYKGVLHMKGTDRKVIFQGVHQLMGSDLGPQWGESEQRQSKMVFIGIDLPQDILLQGLEQCLVS; encoded by the coding sequence ATGTCCCTGATTCCCGCCACCATCCTCACCGGCTTCCTGGGCTCCGGCAAGACCACGCTGCTCAAGCGCGTGCTCTCGGAGATGCACGGCCAGAAGATCGCCGTGATCGAAAACGAGTTCGGCGAGGAGAACATCGACACGGACATCCTGCGCACCGAGTCCAAGGAGCAGATCGTGCAGATGAGCAACGGCTGCATCTGCTGCACCATCCGCGAGGACCTGCGCGAGACTCTGCAGCTGCTGGCCGCCAAGCGCCGCAAGGGCCTCGTGGAGTTCGACCGCGTGGTCATCGAAACCACGGGCCTGGCCGACCCCGGTCCCGTCGCCCAGACCTTCTTCATGGACGACGAGATCGCCGAGACCTACCTCATCGACTCCATCATCACCCTGGTGGACGCCAAGCACGCCCAGCAGCAGCTCGACGACCGCCAGGAGGCGCGCCGCCAGGTGGGTTTCGCCGACCAGATCTTCCTGTCCAAGACCGACCTGGTGAGCGAGGACGAGAAGAACGACCTCATCCACCGCTTGAAGCACATGAACCCGCGCGCGCCCATCCGCGCCGTGCATTTCGGCGAGGTGCCCCTGTCCGAGGTGCTGGACCTGCGCGGCTTCAACCTGAATGCCAGGCTGGACATAGACCCCGACTTCCTCAAGGAAGAGGACGCGCATGGCCATGGCCACGTGCACGACGAGCACTGCGGCCACGGGCACCACGACCATGACCACGAGCACGGCGCGCACTGCAACCACCCGCACCATCATCACCATGACGACGACGTCAAGAGCTTCGTCTACCGTGCGGACCGCCCTTTCGACCCGGCCAAGCTGGAGGACTTCCTGGGCGCCATCGTCAACATCTACGGCCCGCGCATGCTGCGCTACAAGGGCGTGCTGCACATGAAGGGCACGGACCGCAAGGTGATCTTCCAGGGCGTGCACCAGCTCATGGGCAGCGACCTGGGACCGCAGTGGGGCGAAAGCGAGCAGCGCCAGAGCAAGATGGTGTTCATCGGCATCGACCTGCCGCAGGACATATTGCTGCAGGGGCTGGAGCAATGCCTGGTATCTTGA
- a CDS encoding hexameric tyrosine-coordinated heme protein: MTDTWLTTLITDTPQQGFELAITLSRRGVKYTQPDSEVLHKLRPEYANDHAALTAASQVIALNFQTVAAANNYWRK, from the coding sequence ATGACTGATACCTGGCTGACCACATTGATCACCGACACCCCGCAACAGGGCTTCGAGCTGGCCATCACCTTGAGCCGGCGCGGCGTCAAGTACACCCAGCCCGACTCCGAGGTGCTGCACAAGCTGCGCCCCGAGTACGCCAACGACCATGCGGCGCTGACGGCCGCGTCGCAGGTGATCGCGCTGAACTTCCAGACCGTGGCCGCGGCCAACAATTACTGGCGCAAGTAA
- a CDS encoding response regulator, producing the protein MPEPVPRVLLLEDDGLARHFVREALDGMALELLPCASLAEARRLLSAHAVALVLTDLHLPDGSGLDLLRWLQERGGDCRTVVFSGGVDDGLRQRLLAQGVWRVLRKPVSVGDLIDCVEQALARPPAGLQQERRPDAADAGAAAQYFGGDRALYEAYRGMCLKQFPIDVAEGDRAADHGDAPALYRVVHNLKSVLTLLGQERSAQLAHSVESHAAQGMLPPMRAGWQQLRRQVLAYRIWHGG; encoded by the coding sequence ATGCCTGAGCCCGTGCCGCGCGTTCTGCTGCTCGAAGACGATGGGCTGGCGCGCCATTTCGTGCGGGAGGCGCTCGATGGCATGGCGCTGGAGCTGCTGCCTTGCGCCAGCCTGGCCGAGGCGCGCCGGCTGCTTTCGGCCCATGCCGTGGCGCTGGTGCTGACCGACCTGCACCTGCCCGATGGCTCGGGCCTGGACTTGCTGCGCTGGCTGCAGGAACGGGGCGGCGATTGCCGCACCGTGGTTTTCAGCGGCGGGGTGGATGACGGGCTGCGACAGCGCTTGCTGGCGCAGGGCGTCTGGCGCGTGCTGCGCAAGCCGGTTTCGGTGGGCGACCTGATCGATTGCGTGGAGCAGGCCCTGGCACGGCCCCCGGCGGGCCTGCAGCAGGAGCGAAGGCCCGATGCGGCCGACGCGGGCGCGGCGGCGCAGTACTTCGGCGGGGATCGCGCGCTCTACGAGGCTTACCGGGGGATGTGCCTGAAGCAGTTTCCCATCGACGTGGCGGAGGGCGACCGGGCCGCGGACCATGGCGATGCGCCGGCGCTGTACCGTGTGGTGCACAACCTCAAGTCGGTGCTGACCCTTCTGGGCCAGGAGCGCTCTGCGCAATTGGCGCACAGCGTCGAAAGCCATGCCGCCCAGGGGATGTTGCCGCCCATGCGCGCCGGCTGGCAGCAGCTGCGCCGGCAGGTGCTGGCGTACCGGATATGGCACGGGGGCTGA
- a CDS encoding response regulator, producing MLTKPLLSLPTECSTREVAHALGLAVRSVQLMVDRGDLEAWKTPGGHRRISRASVERWVARCRQEGPAAEARAGAGTPAAAAGAAAPEAPPAVGGASQAARRAQVLLIEDSAHFQNLVRLLVAHNFPGIDLHVAEDGIVGLAMAGALRPDVLLVDILLPGIDGATLIARLRSHPQFERSRLIVLTSLDEEQRSAYAYALAGLPVVHKPRMVEDLPVLLREALHA from the coding sequence ATGCTGACGAAGCCATTACTGTCTTTGCCGACCGAATGCAGCACGCGCGAAGTGGCGCATGCCCTGGGGCTGGCCGTGCGCTCGGTGCAGCTCATGGTCGATCGGGGTGATCTGGAGGCCTGGAAGACCCCCGGAGGCCATAGGCGCATCTCGCGTGCCTCCGTCGAACGCTGGGTGGCCCGGTGCCGCCAGGAGGGGCCCGCCGCAGAGGCGCGGGCAGGCGCCGGCACGCCCGCTGCGGCCGCCGGGGCCGCAGCGCCCGAGGCCCCGCCCGCGGTCGGTGGTGCTTCGCAGGCGGCCCGCCGCGCGCAGGTGCTGCTCATCGAGGACTCTGCGCATTTCCAGAACCTGGTGCGCCTCTTGGTGGCGCACAACTTCCCCGGGATCGACCTGCACGTGGCGGAGGATGGCATCGTCGGCCTGGCGATGGCGGGCGCGCTGCGCCCCGACGTGCTGCTGGTGGATATTCTTTTGCCGGGCATCGACGGCGCCACCCTGATCGCGCGGCTGCGCTCGCACCCGCAGTTCGAGCGCAGCCGCCTGATCGTGCTCACTTCGCTCGACGAGGAGCAGCGCAGCGCCTATGCCTATGCGCTCGCGGGCCTGCCGGTGGTGCACAAGCCGCGCATGGTGGAAGACCTGCCGGTCCTGCTCAGGGAGGCCCTGCATGCCTGA
- a CDS encoding response regulator transcription factor, with protein MSLRILIVEDHADIRKLIRMTLEFEDYEIHEASNADEGREAVRRLRPDLLLLDVMMPGSMNGLDLCRLLKSDASLGLPRVILLSARGQGQDIEAGMNAGADAYLLKPFSPLKLIETIDSLGGHHGKAP; from the coding sequence ATGAGTCTGCGCATCCTGATCGTCGAAGACCATGCGGACATCCGCAAGCTGATCCGCATGACCCTGGAATTCGAGGACTACGAAATCCACGAGGCGTCCAACGCCGACGAGGGCCGCGAGGCCGTGCGCCGCCTGCGCCCGGACCTGCTGCTGCTGGACGTGATGATGCCCGGCAGCATGAACGGGCTGGATCTGTGCCGCTTGCTCAAGTCCGACGCGAGCCTGGGCCTGCCGCGGGTGATCCTGCTGAGCGCGCGCGGCCAGGGCCAGGACATCGAGGCGGGCATGAACGCGGGGGCCGACGCCTATCTGCTCAAGCCATTCAGCCCTCTCAAGCTGATCGAGACCATCGACAGCCTGGGCGGGCATCACGGCAAGGCGCCGTGA
- a CDS encoding PAS domain-containing sensor histidine kinase, translating into MRAPSFLRLPPLSASRCVLAAGTALALAVLVSTLALMWRELGTMAERDRQRLTLLASVMETHAGQVFGFSGLMLDDLASKLALESPTVAQFEAQLSNHLQGLPLLRGIALVNAQGLVLASTSAADKGTRVDLRSLAPPGPEGDLVTIGPWVPGRSLGELGQRGQASADQGFIPLVRPVQLTAQSTVLLVGLVNPDALASYQQQLLNADTSGARILLVRSDGHVLAHVGPGADAPGASLREHPRFHAFQGAPRGSFGPLRVREDLTLGAWHRLDAYPLTALVEQPYATTTARWLRALRGPLLFMALATVLIGLMTRSAWRNARAREAAQLKLDEIRKATAQREQELSILFKSVKELIFRTDAQGVIRFVNPRWRQLTGQVPAAARGRRLSDIVEPESSPTVAALFQAGGSSGWRRSKACLRGPSGKTQVLEITVMPLAGRDGQPYGYAGSAVDITALDYAQKKLQHQLALTERVLESNPLPMCLTDVQGRLVTVNAAWESFMGVSRSQALGRLNRDILPAAQAQAYDARTEQLLREGGTVRYEERLPRADGSMRDVQITKVLLQSAQGEPMGVLVNKLDITDFLAARYKAQEASRTKSEFVANISHELRTPLQSILGFSELGMVRARQYEKYAAMFQDIHAAGQRMLGLVNDLLDISKIESTVGAFRFARNDVRDLLEDVAAELQMLLERKGLTLRLDLGRVPLVSKVDSTRFAQVARNVLSNAVKFSPEGGTIEMSASTPDESTILVQVRDHGPGIPPAELEAVFDAFVQSSKTRDESGGTGLGLAICRKIVTAHGGHIHATNAPDGGTIFHIVLPTARYTDTMPSPLE; encoded by the coding sequence ATGCGAGCCCCCTCCTTTCTTCGACTCCCCCCGCTATCGGCCAGCCGCTGCGTGCTGGCCGCCGGTACCGCGCTGGCCCTGGCCGTCCTGGTCAGCACGCTGGCCCTGATGTGGCGCGAACTGGGCACCATGGCCGAGCGCGACCGGCAGCGGCTCACGCTGCTGGCCAGCGTGATGGAGACGCATGCCGGCCAGGTCTTCGGGTTCAGCGGGCTGATGCTCGACGACCTGGCATCCAAATTAGCCTTAGAGTCCCCCACCGTGGCGCAGTTCGAGGCCCAGCTCTCGAACCATCTGCAGGGCCTGCCGCTCCTGCGCGGCATTGCCCTGGTAAACGCCCAGGGGCTGGTGCTGGCCTCGACCTCGGCTGCGGACAAGGGTACGCGGGTCGATCTGCGCAGCCTGGCGCCGCCCGGGCCCGAGGGCGACCTCGTCACCATCGGCCCCTGGGTGCCAGGCCGTTCGCTGGGGGAGCTTGGGCAGCGCGGCCAGGCCTCCGCCGACCAGGGCTTCATTCCCCTGGTGCGCCCCGTGCAGCTGACGGCGCAGAGCACGGTGCTGCTGGTGGGGCTGGTCAACCCCGATGCGCTGGCCAGCTACCAGCAGCAGCTGCTCAATGCCGACACCTCGGGCGCCAGGATCCTGCTGGTGCGGAGCGACGGCCATGTGCTGGCTCATGTCGGCCCGGGGGCAGACGCACCGGGCGCCAGCCTGCGGGAACACCCCCGCTTCCATGCATTCCAGGGAGCGCCCAGGGGCAGCTTCGGGCCCCTGCGGGTCCGGGAAGACCTCACCCTCGGCGCCTGGCACCGGCTGGACGCCTATCCGCTCACGGCGCTGGTGGAGCAGCCCTACGCCACCACCACCGCGCGCTGGCTGCGCGCCCTGCGCGGGCCGCTGCTGTTCATGGCGCTGGCGACCGTGCTGATCGGCCTGATGACCCGCAGCGCATGGCGCAATGCGCGCGCGCGCGAGGCGGCCCAGCTCAAGCTCGACGAAATCCGCAAGGCAACGGCACAGCGCGAGCAGGAGCTGTCCATCCTGTTCAAGAGCGTGAAGGAGCTGATCTTCCGCACCGATGCGCAGGGTGTGATCCGCTTCGTCAATCCGCGCTGGCGCCAGCTTACGGGCCAGGTGCCCGCCGCAGCCCGGGGCAGGCGCCTGAGCGACATCGTGGAGCCGGAGTCCAGCCCCACCGTGGCGGCGCTGTTCCAGGCCGGGGGCTCCTCCGGCTGGCGCAGGAGCAAGGCCTGCCTGCGGGGGCCCAGCGGCAAGACCCAGGTGCTGGAGATCACCGTCATGCCGCTGGCCGGCCGCGACGGCCAGCCGTACGGCTACGCCGGCAGCGCGGTGGACATCACGGCCCTGGACTACGCGCAGAAGAAGTTGCAGCACCAGCTGGCACTAACGGAGCGCGTGCTCGAAAGCAATCCGCTGCCCATGTGCCTTACCGACGTGCAGGGCCGCCTCGTCACCGTCAACGCGGCCTGGGAAAGCTTCATGGGCGTGTCGCGCAGCCAGGCGCTGGGCCGCCTGAACCGCGACATCCTGCCCGCGGCGCAGGCGCAGGCCTACGACGCGCGCACCGAGCAGCTGCTGCGCGAGGGCGGCACCGTGCGCTACGAAGAACGCCTGCCCCGGGCCGACGGCAGCATGCGCGACGTGCAGATCACCAAGGTGCTGCTGCAGTCGGCGCAGGGCGAGCCCATGGGCGTGCTGGTCAACAAGCTCGACATCACCGACTTCCTGGCCGCGCGCTACAAGGCGCAGGAGGCGTCGCGCACCAAGAGCGAGTTCGTCGCCAACATCAGCCACGAGCTGCGCACGCCGCTGCAGTCCATACTGGGCTTTTCCGAACTGGGCATGGTGCGCGCACGCCAGTACGAGAAGTACGCCGCCATGTTCCAGGACATCCACGCGGCGGGCCAGCGCATGCTGGGGCTGGTCAACGACCTGCTCGACATCTCCAAGATCGAGAGCACGGTGGGCGCGTTCCGCTTCGCGCGCAATGACGTGCGCGACCTGCTCGAGGACGTGGCGGCCGAGCTGCAGATGCTCCTGGAGCGCAAGGGCCTGACGCTGCGGCTGGACCTGGGCCGCGTACCGCTCGTCTCCAAGGTCGATTCCACGCGCTTTGCGCAGGTGGCGCGCAACGTCCTGTCCAACGCGGTGAAGTTCTCCCCCGAGGGCGGCACCATCGAAATGAGCGCCAGCACCCCGGACGAGAGCACCATCCTCGTGCAGGTGCGCGACCACGGGCCCGGCATCCCGCCCGCCGAGCTCGAGGCCGTGTTCGACGCCTTCGTGCAGTCGAGCAAGACGCGCGACGAATCGGGCGGCACGGGCCTCGGCCTGGCCATCTGCCGCAAGATCGTCACGGCCCATGGCGGGCACATCCACGCCACCAATGCGCCCGATGGCGGAACGATCTTCCACATCGTCCTGCCCACGGCCAGATACACCGACACCATGCCCTCGCCCCTCGAATGA
- a CDS encoding excisionase family DNA-binding protein: MKNEPVISLPAECSTRDVARALGLTARFVREMAEQGELRGWKTPGGRWRIARESVMSWLELRQLCVPGQPAAPGGPAGDAEGGLSCEIVLRPRRFPQRVLLIEDSAHFQTLVKLLVGHEFPQVDLHVADDGIDGLVMAGRLEPDVLIVDILLPGIDGAALVGRLRWHPLFQSCQFIVITSLDKESRAPYAFALAGVSVMHKTKLVQDLPSLLDRALALPDAR; encoded by the coding sequence ATGAAAAACGAGCCAGTGATTTCATTGCCTGCCGAGTGCTCCACGCGCGATGTGGCCCGGGCGTTGGGATTGACGGCCCGCTTCGTGCGGGAGATGGCCGAGCAGGGAGAGCTGCGCGGGTGGAAAACGCCGGGCGGCCGCTGGCGCATTGCGCGCGAGTCGGTGATGTCCTGGCTGGAACTGCGCCAGCTGTGCGTCCCGGGGCAGCCGGCCGCCCCCGGCGGGCCTGCCGGCGATGCCGAGGGGGGCCTGTCTTGCGAAATCGTCCTCAGGCCTAGGAGATTCCCCCAGCGGGTGCTGCTGATCGAGGATTCGGCGCATTTCCAGACGCTGGTGAAGCTTCTCGTGGGCCATGAATTCCCGCAGGTCGATCTGCACGTGGCCGACGATGGGATCGACGGGCTGGTGATGGCGGGGCGGCTCGAACCCGACGTGCTGATCGTGGACATCCTGCTGCCGGGCATCGACGGAGCGGCCCTGGTCGGCCGGCTGCGCTGGCACCCGCTGTTCCAGAGCTGCCAGTTCATCGTTATCACCTCCTTGGACAAGGAGTCGCGCGCGCCCTATGCGTTCGCGCTCGCGGGGGTGTCGGTCATGCACAAGACGAAGCTGGTGCAGGATCTGCCGTCCCTGCTCGATCGCGCGCTGGCCCTACCTGACGCCCGGTGA
- a CDS encoding response regulator transcription factor → MSKRILIVEDHADIRKLIRMTLEFEYYDIHEAANAQEGLDAIRRLHPQLVLLDIMMPGEMDGLDLCQMVKNDPSLGLPQVVLLTARGQNKDIEAGMNAGADAYLLKPFSPLQLITTIDSLGIQTTETQ, encoded by the coding sequence ATGAGCAAGCGCATTTTGATCGTCGAGGACCATGCGGACATTCGCAAGCTGATCCGCATGACCCTGGAGTTCGAGTACTACGACATCCACGAAGCCGCGAACGCCCAGGAAGGCCTCGATGCAATACGGCGGCTGCACCCCCAGCTGGTACTGCTGGACATCATGATGCCCGGCGAAATGGATGGGCTGGACCTGTGCCAGATGGTCAAGAACGATCCGTCCCTGGGCCTCCCCCAGGTGGTCCTGCTCACCGCACGGGGGCAGAACAAGGACATCGAGGCGGGCATGAACGCGGGGGCCGATGCCTACCTGCTCAAGCCCTTCAGCCCGCTCCAACTGATCACGACCATCGACAGCCTGGGCATCCAGACCACCGAAACGCAATGA
- a CDS encoding HD-GYP domain-containing protein, with product MMPPAVEATQFDRAAADQMTKIISDLSRMYHERNEALQEVARAHHEALLLLAMAAEYRDDDTGLHIVRIGFLAEALALRMGQSRHYAELLRKAAPMHDIGKIGIPDCVLKKPGPLTPAERQVMDRHPVIGADILGKSRTPLFQLAAEIALTHHERWDGTGYPNRLSGEDIPLSGRLVSVVDFYDALTMDRIYRQAYDHEKVMDMLSRQSGKAFDPAIVDCFIHHGDELHAMRLAVKDNGTGFTQLIQNQSGSQQRPPHFQGGNAACPPP from the coding sequence ATGATGCCTCCCGCTGTCGAAGCCACGCAGTTCGATCGTGCGGCGGCAGACCAGATGACGAAGATCATTTCGGATCTCAGCCGCATGTACCACGAACGCAACGAAGCGCTGCAGGAGGTGGCGCGCGCGCACCACGAGGCACTGCTCCTGCTGGCCATGGCGGCCGAGTACCGGGACGACGACACCGGCCTGCACATCGTGCGCATCGGGTTCCTGGCGGAGGCCCTGGCGCTGCGCATGGGGCAATCCAGGCACTATGCGGAGCTGCTGCGCAAGGCGGCCCCCATGCACGACATCGGCAAGATAGGCATTCCCGACTGCGTGCTGAAGAAGCCCGGCCCCCTCACCCCCGCGGAGCGCCAAGTCATGGACCGCCATCCGGTGATAGGCGCGGACATCCTGGGCAAGTCGCGCACGCCGCTGTTCCAGCTGGCCGCCGAAATCGCACTCACCCACCATGAGCGCTGGGACGGCACTGGCTACCCGAACCGCCTGTCGGGCGAGGACATTCCGCTGTCGGGCAGGCTCGTGTCGGTGGTGGACTTCTATGACGCGCTGACCATGGACCGCATCTACCGCCAGGCCTACGATCACGAAAAAGTGATGGATATGCTAAGCCGGCAGAGCGGCAAGGCGTTCGACCCTGCCATCGTGGACTGCTTCATCCACCACGGCGACGAATTGCACGCGATGCGCCTGGCCGTCAAGGACAACGGCACGGGCTTCACCCAGCTGATCCAGAACCAGAGCGGCTCGCAGCAAAGGCCGCCGCATTTCCAGGGCGGCAATGCGGCATGCCCTCCCCCTTGA